In a single window of the Alphaproteobacteria bacterium LSUCC0684 genome:
- a CDS encoding SEL1-like repeat protein yields MGICKKTFIAAMMALLLALPAMAQDLEKGLAALDRGDYATALSVFRPLAEQGDAEAQHNLGVMYDKGWGVPQDDAEAARWYRRAADQGLAEAQFNLGLMYRKGEGVPRDYAEAARWYRLAADQGFAKAQYNLGWMYDKGEGVLQDHAEAAKWYRRAADQGDASAQHNLGVMYLNGDGVPQDDAEAAQWFRLAADQGLAEAQFNLGVMYFFGQGVPKNYAEAARWYRRAADQGFAEAQVNLGVMYALGQGVPRDYVAAYVWFNIAATHGDATALKARDITAAELSPDALLEAQRLSRQCLSSNYQNCP; encoded by the coding sequence ATGGGAATATGCAAGAAAACCTTTATCGCCGCAATGATGGCGCTGCTGCTGGCCCTGCCGGCAATGGCGCAGGACCTTGAGAAGGGACTGGCCGCCCTTGATCGGGGCGATTACGCCACCGCCCTTTCAGTGTTTCGCCCCCTGGCCGAACAGGGCGATGCCGAGGCACAGCACAATCTGGGGGTGATGTATGACAAGGGGTGGGGCGTTCCCCAGGATGATGCCGAAGCCGCCAGATGGTATCGCCGCGCTGCCGATCAGGGGCTTGCCGAGGCACAGTTCAATCTGGGACTTATGTATCGCAAGGGTGAGGGCGTACCCCGGGATTACGCCGAAGCCGCCAGATGGTATCGCCTTGCCGCCGATCAGGGATTTGCCAAGGCACAGTATAATCTGGGGTGGATGTATGACAAGGGTGAGGGCGTGCTCCAGGATCATGCCGAAGCCGCGAAATGGTATCGCCGCGCTGCCGATCAGGGAGATGCCAGCGCACAGCACAATCTGGGGGTGATGTATCTCAATGGTGATGGCGTACCTCAGGATGATGCCGAAGCCGCCCAATGGTTCCGCCTTGCCGCCGATCAGGGGCTTGCCGAGGCACAGTTCAATCTGGGGGTGATGTATTTTTTTGGGCAGGGCGTACCCAAAAATTACGCCGAAGCCGCCCGATGGTATCGCCGCGCCGCCGATCAGGGATTTGCCGAGGCACAGGTCAATCTGGGGGTGATGTATGCTCTTGGGCAGGGTGTGCCCCGGGATTATGTGGCAGCCTATGTCTGGTTCAATATCGCCGCCACCCATGGGGATGCCACAGCACTAAAGGCCAGGGATATTACTGCCGCAGAACTTTCCCCCGATGCCCTTCTTGAAGCGCAGCGGCTCTCCCGGCAATGCCTTTCCAGCAACTACCAGAACTGCCCCTGA